One window from the genome of Pieris napi chromosome 3, ilPieNapi1.2, whole genome shotgun sequence encodes:
- the LOC125063664 gene encoding elongation factor 1-beta': MAFGDVKSAQGLSELNKYLAERSYISGYVPSQADVQVFSEAGKAPAASLPHALRWYNHIASYTPAERKAWAEGVSPLKAGGKPTTAPAAKDDDDDDVDLFGSGDEEEDAEAARIREERLKAYADKKSKKPVLIAKSSVILDVKPWDDETDMKEMEKLVRSIEMEGLLWGASKLVPVGYGINKLQIMSVIEDDKVSVDLLTEKIQDFEDFVQSVDIAAFNKI, encoded by the exons ATGGCTTTCGGAGACGTTAAATCCGCACAAGGATTAAGTgaactaaacaaatatttggcTGAAAGGAGTTACATATCTGG ATATGTTCCATCTCAAGCTGATGTACAAGTATTCAGTGAAGCAGGCAAAGCACCGGCCGCTAGCCTGCCACACGCTCTCCGTTGGTACAATCACATTGCCTCATACACTCCAGCGGAGCGGAAGGCGTGGGCTGAAGGAGTAAGCCCATTAAAGGCTGGTGGTAAGCCCACAACTGCCCCAGCTGCTaaagatgatgatgatgatgatgttgACTTATTTGGGTCTGGAGACGAAGAAGAG GATGCTGAGGCTGCCAGAATCCGAGAAGAGCGTTTGAAGGCCTATGCCgacaaaaaatcaaagaaaccTGTTCTTATTGCCAAATCCTCTGTCATTCTGGATGTCAAGCCTTGGGATGATGAAACAGACATGAAGGAAATGGAAAAACTTGTACGATCAATTGAAATGGAAGGTCTTCTCTGGGGTGCTTCTAAACTAGTCCCAGTTGGTTATGGTATCAACAAGCTACAGATTATGAGTGTTATTGAGGATGACAAAGTATCAGTTGATTTGTTAACTGAAAAGATTCAAGACTTCGAAGACTTTGTCCAATCTGTTGATATTGCTGCCTTCAACAAAATCTAA
- the LOC125063663 gene encoding NADH-ubiquinone oxidoreductase 75 kDa subunit, mitochondrial: MLRQPLSRALALSSSSRITPLGVRRYAEALTQAEKVEVFIDDKPVYVPPGTTVLQAAAMVGVEIPRFCYHERLAVAGNCRMCLVEVEKSPKPVAACAMPVMKGMRVKTTSDLTKKAREGVMEFLLVNHPLDCPICDQGGECDLQDQSMAFGSDKSRFTDIHFSGKRAVEDKDVGPLIKTIMTRCIHCTRCIRFASEVAGVDDFGTTGRGTDMQVGTYVEKMFLSELSGNIIDLCPVGALTSKPYSFAARPWETRRIDSVDVLDPLGSNIVVATRTNEVLRILPRTNEEINEEWLSDKSRFACDGLKRQRLVTPMVADSRGNLTPVEWEDAIVAAAHAIRDCPPNKLVAIAGELADAESLVALKDLVNRLGGENVCTEQYFPMEGSGTDLRSSYLLNTKIANVEDADFVLLIGTNVRFEAPLLNARIRKAFIHKETDVAYIGPKVDLTYEYTHVGDSASIVKDLATGSSNHEVLKRLQSAKRPVVILGADQLKTSEGSALLAFTQELALRLQDQLEDKEWKVLNVLQRTASQVAALDVGYKPGVGAILQDGPKVVYLLGADAGVVTRESLPKDCVVIYQGHHGDAGAAIADVVFPGAAYTEKRGTYVNAEGRAQQTLPAVTPPGKAREDWKILRALSEVLGARLPYDTLDEVRDRMAEISPSLVAYGDVQNNNYFAQARVLAQSLQKPVSGKLDVQLKQLEDFFMTDAISRASPTMAKCVQAVLKQKQSPY; encoded by the exons ATGCTGCGCCAACCGCTGTCTAGGGCGCTTGCATTGAGCTCCTCAAGCCGCATTACACCCCTGGGAGTTCGAAGATATGCAGAGGCACTGACTCAAGCTGAAAAGGTTGAAGTATTCATTGATGATAAACCTGTTTATGTGCCACCAGGCACCACAGTGTTACAA GCTGCAGCAATGGTTGGTGTAGAAATTCCTCGTTTTTGCTATCATGAGAGACTGGCAGTTGCTGGCAACTGTCGTATGTGTTTGGTTGAAGTGGAAAAATCTCCTAAGCCTGTAGCAGCATGTGCAATGCCTGTCATGAAGGGAATGAGGGTCAAGACTACATCTGATCTAACCAAGAAAGCTAGGGAGGGTGTAATGGAATTTCTTCTTGTTAATCACCCATTAGATTGTCCTATTTGTGATCAGGGAGGCGAATGTGATCTTCAGGATCAGTCTATGGCATTTGGCTCTGACAAGAGTCGTTTCACTGACATTCATTTTTCTGGGAAGag GGCTGTTGAAGATAAAGATGTTGGTCCCTTGATTAAAACAATCATGACACGTTGCATACATTGCACACGGTGTATTCGTTTTGCCTCAGAAGTGGCTGGTGTGGACGACTTTGGAACAACAGGGCGTGGTACAGACATGCAG GTTGGCACATATGTCGAGAAAATGTTCTTGTCAGAGCTTTCAGGAAATATTATAGACCTGTGTCCGGTTGGTGCTTTGACATCAAAACCATACAGTTTTGCAGCTAGGCCTTGGGAAACTAGAAGA ATTGATTCAGTGGATGTTCTAGACCCACTGGGTAGTAACATCGTAGTTGCGACACGAACCAACGAAGTATTACGTATTTTACCAAGGACCAATGAG GAAATTAATGAGGAGTGGCTATCAGACAAGTCAAGATTTGCCTGCGATGGCTTAAAGAGGCAAAGGCTGGTAACCCCAATGGTAGCTGACAGCCGTGGTAATTTGACCCCTGTTGAATGGGAAGATGCTATTGTAGCAGCTGCTCATGCTATCAGAGACTGCCCACCTAATAAG TTGGTAGCGATAGCTGGTGAATTGGCAGATGCAGAATCACTAGTGGCTCTGAAAGACTTGGTGAACAGATTGGGCGGAGAGAATGTTTGTACGGAGCAATACTTCCCCATGGAAGGTTCTGGTACCGATTTGCGCTCGTCCTATCTGCTAAACACTAAAATAGCTA ATGTGGAAGACGCAGACTTTGTGCTACTTATTGGAACAAACGTACGGTTCGAAGCACCGCTCCTGAACGCACGTATACGTAAGGCGTTTATACACAAGGAGACCGATGTCGCATACATTGGCCCCAAAGTTGACCTTACTTATGAATACACG CATGTCGGCGACTCAGCCTCTATCGTTAAAGACTTAGCGACCGGTTCCTCAAATCATGAGGTACTTAAACGGCTGCAATCCGCTAAAAGACCAGTGGTAATTCTTGGAGCCGATCAGCTGAAGACTTCTGAAGGATCAGCGCTTCTGGCCTTCACTCAGGAACTTGCTTTGCGATTGCAAGATCAGCTCGAAGATAAGGAATGGAAG GTCCTGAACGTCCTTCAAAGAACTGCTTCGCAAGTTGCAGCTTTGGACGTTGGTTACAAACCAGGTGTTGGAGCGATTCTGCAAGATGGACCAAAGGTTGTCTACCTACTGGGAGCTGATGCAGGAGTCGTCACTCGGGAGTCTTTGCCGAAAGACTGTGTTGTTATTTATCAAG gtcATCACGGTGACGCGGGTGCGGCCATTGCGGACGTGGTATTCCCGGGTGCAGCGTACACTGAGAAACGGGGAACGTACGTGAACGCCGAAGGACGGGCGCAGCAGACCCTGCCCGCTGTCACTCCCCCGGGCAAGGCTAGGGAGGACTGGAAGATTTTACG ggCGCTTTCGGAAGTATTGGGAGCTCGTCTGCCTTATGATACCTTAGACGAAGTCCGTGATAGAATGGCTGAGATAAGTCCGTCTCTCGTTGCGTACGGAGATGTCCAGAATAACAATTACTTTGCGCAGGCTAGAGTGTTAGCACAG AGTTTACAGAAACCGGTCTCTGGAAAATTGGACGTCCAGTTAAAGCAATTAGAAGATTTCTTCATGACAGACGCAATTAGCCGCGCCTCACCCACTATGGCCAAGTGCGTTCAGGCCGTACTTAAACAGAAACAATCTCCATACTAA